TAAACATGCTCCAAATCCACAAGCCATTCTCTCTTCTAAGGATATTTGACATGGAATATTAAATTTATTTGATATATCTATTATTTCATTGAGCATTGGATTAGGACCACAGCTATATATTAAATCTATATTATTTTTTGTTAAAAATTTTATAAATACTTCAGTAATAAATCCTTTATATCCAACTTCTTCATCCTTCATAGATGATATATATATTTTTTTACAATGTTCTCTTATCTCATTCATATAGGGTTTATCATTAAATCCTAAAAATACACTGATATTGTTTTTTTTACTCAGTATTCTAGATAGATATAATAATGGAGCTACCCCTATACCTCCCCCCACAATAGCAATATTTTTTCCTTCATTATTTATATCAAATCCATTACCTAAAGGTCCCATTACATTTAATTTTTGACCATCTCGAAAAGATTTCATTATACCCGTTCCTTTTCCTATTACTTTATAATACAGTTTTATAATACCCTTTTCTTTGTCTATATCATTTATACTGATAGGTCTTCTAAGAAGAGGGTCTAAGCCCAACCCCTCACTAACTTTTATCTGTATAAACTGACCTGGTGTACATTTTTTTACTATATACTTACTTAATAATTCCATCACATAGATATCTTCTACCACAAGCTCATTTTTTAATATAATACAATCTTCTATATATTTCATATCAAATCACCTACCATAATAACTTTCCATGTTTTTTTAAGGTCCTATTTATATTATCTCTCATTTGTATTGTCTCCTCTAATATAGCTTTATAACATTCTTCATCTTTATATATACCCTTGTACTTTTCCTTCTTATGAGCAGTAATTATTCCCCTTGAGGAA
Above is a genomic segment from Clostridiisalibacter paucivorans DSM 22131 containing:
- a CDS encoding dihydroorotate dehydrogenase electron transfer subunit, with the translated sequence MKYIEDCIILKNELVVEDIYVMELLSKYIVKKCTPGQFIQIKVSEGLGLDPLLRRPISINDIDKEKGIIKLYYKVIGKGTGIMKSFRDGQKLNVMGPLGNGFDINNEGKNIAIVGGGIGVAPLLYLSRILSKKNNISVFLGFNDKPYMNEIREHCKKIYISSMKDEEVGYKGFITEVFIKFLTKNNIDLIYSCGPNPMLNEIIDISNKFNIPCQISLEERMACGFGACLGCSIETANGEMKKVCKDGPVFWGNEVKLNG